In Hemicordylus capensis ecotype Gifberg chromosome 3, rHemCap1.1.pri, whole genome shotgun sequence, one DNA window encodes the following:
- the LOC128350114 gene encoding uncharacterized protein LOC128350114 → MERLRHCPSEHQATVNAALAALCRPLFHHEEAKIRRAAMKTHLDLLQHRHHHHEGTEENITTLIAVLMHVEDEDLEVAQAAKDNLSLLAEALLWHLEGKLLARDSYSLQELLHKIAKRLIRQLGTEDAVEMETTNILGFFRSEQPSVRRTAALLIGHLVHKKGSILTEGNIETFHAALESLLGDHDPEVGRVACKTEKIVKKAFSLHSRHGLRAAVRRLWAGCKKKRHPPEYGDLST, encoded by the exons atggagcggctgaggcactgcccATCGGAACATCAGGCCACCGTGAatgctgccctggctgccctgtgccgccctctcttccaccac gaggaggctaagatccgaagggcagccatgaagacccatctggatctcctgcagcaccgccaccaccatcatgagggtacagaagagaacatcacgaccctcatcgcggtgctgatgcatgtggaggatgaggacctggaggtagcacag gctgcaaaggacaatctgagcctcctggcggaagccctcctatggcacctggagggcaagctgctggcgcgggactcttacagcctgcaggagctgctgcacaagatcgccaagcgtctg attcggcagcttggcacagaggacgccgtggagatggagacCACCAatatcctgggcttcttccgcagcgagcagccttcagtgaggagaacagctgccctgctgatcg gtcacctggtccacaaaaagggcagcatcctcactgaagggaacatagagaccttccatgctg cgctggagagcttgcttggcgaccatgaccccgaggtcgggagagttgcctgcaagacggagaagatcgtgaagaaggccttttccctccactcccggcacgggttgcgggctgccgttcggcgcttgtgggcaggctgtaagaagaagagacacccgccagagtacggtgatctctccacctga
- the LOC128350548 gene encoding uncharacterized protein LOC128350548, producing MEDEGSEGDGDTSSPRVPKPKKWLIKRLLNTEVVEDLSSAECSSTDEDDTMYEVSSIEDEVWDSPPAPGSARNIGGGEEGRGQLAPDWFSSVHLGEGRATKKIGDIIRCVEYASEVEERFPELLVGLVNKILTGLQNTTEGVGNRESQDLPPEETSQIVRTLLERVAQVTPEKTCWESLCSPQSCLQGVALLVRALLQTPSSTVARLKAYLASLFSLDKDPEQHSLAEVAFFVEWMEAKRHQPPERPVVCLAGGGLAWV from the exons ATGGAGGACGAGGGGTCGGAAGGGGACGGtgacaccagttcccccag agtcccgaagccaaagaagtggctaatcaagaggctgctgaacactgaagtggtggaagaCTTGTCCTCGGCAGAG tgctcctctacggacgaggacgacacCATGTATGAGGtgagcagcatcgaggacgaggtgtgggactctccaccggcccccggttcggccag gaacatcggcggcggcgaagaaggaagaggacagctggccccagactggttctcctcggtccatctgggagag gggagagcaacaaagaagatcggggacaTCATCCGgtgcgtggagtatgccagtgaggtggaggagaggttccctgaactcctggtgggcctggtgaacaagatcctcaccggcctgcagaacaccaccgagggagtggggaaccgggagagccaagacctgcctcctga ggagacctcgcagattgtccggaccctgctggagagggtggcacaggtgaccccagagaagacctgctgggaatccctgtgctctccgcagagctgcctccagggtgtggccctcttggtgag ggctctcctacagacaccatcctccacagtggccaggctgaaggcatacctggcttccctcttcagcctggacaaagatccagaacagcattccctcgcagaggtggccttctttgtggag tggatggaggCCAAGCGGCATCAGCCCCCCGAGAGGCCTGtggtctgtttagcagggggtggactagcaTGGGTTTGA